One Streptomyces sp. L2 genomic window carries:
- a CDS encoding SRPBCC family protein, which translates to MAQVEATTERVVAADAEKVFDALADYRGTRQQLLPEHFSEYEVREGGDGEGTLVHWKLQATSKRVRDCLLEVTEPTDGELVEKDRNSSMVTTWRVTPAGEGSSRVVATTAWNGAGGIGGFFEKTFAPKGLGRIYDAILANLAAHVEK; encoded by the coding sequence ATGGCGCAGGTCGAGGCCACTACCGAGCGGGTCGTCGCGGCGGACGCGGAGAAGGTGTTCGACGCCCTCGCCGACTACCGCGGCACCCGGCAGCAGCTGCTGCCGGAGCACTTCAGCGAGTACGAGGTGCGCGAGGGCGGCGACGGCGAGGGCACCCTCGTCCACTGGAAGCTCCAGGCGACCAGCAAGCGCGTGCGCGACTGCCTGCTGGAGGTCACCGAGCCCACCGACGGCGAGCTGGTCGAGAAGGACCGCAACTCCTCCATGGTCACCACCTGGCGCGTCACCCCGGCCGGCGAGGGCTCCTCCCGGGTCGTCGCGACCACCGCCTGGAACGGCGCCGGCGGCATCGGCGGCTTCTTCGAGAAGACCTTCGCCCCCAAGGGCCTCGGCCGGATCTACGACGCGATCCTGGCCAACCTCGCCGCCCACGTCGAGAAGTAG